One region of Triticum aestivum cultivar Chinese Spring chromosome 6B, IWGSC CS RefSeq v2.1, whole genome shotgun sequence genomic DNA includes:
- the LOC123135916 gene encoding uncharacterized protein isoform X2 yields the protein MGTGVGGGEASAPETQIRGGAGLVTRTTCDSSWQRSCSPLVVTSSSPRQVCLREFHLTTPKFSSYHRGLLVLLSPRRNGKVISKESLHERVANFM from the exons ATGGGAACGGGGGTGGGCGGTGGTGAGGCATCGGCACCAGAGACgcagatccgcggcggtgcggggtTGGTGACGAGGACGACCTGTGACTCCTCATGGCAAAG GTCTTGCTCGCCGTTGGTTGTAACATCATCGTCTCCGAGGCAGGTTTGTCTGAGAG AATTCCATTTGACTACTCCTAAATTCTCAAGCTACCATAGAGGTCTATTGGTCTTGCTATCTCCAAGGAGAAATG GTAAGGTCATTTCAAAGGAATCTTTGCATGAGAGGGTGGCAAATTTTATGTAA
- the LOC123135916 gene encoding uncharacterized protein isoform X1: MGTGVGGGEASAPETQIRGGAGLVTRTTCDSSWQRSCSPLVVTSSSPRQVCLREFHLTTPKFSSYHRGLLVLLSPRRNGRCLTACKVISKESLHERVANFM; this comes from the exons ATGGGAACGGGGGTGGGCGGTGGTGAGGCATCGGCACCAGAGACgcagatccgcggcggtgcggggtTGGTGACGAGGACGACCTGTGACTCCTCATGGCAAAG GTCTTGCTCGCCGTTGGTTGTAACATCATCGTCTCCGAGGCAGGTTTGTCTGAGAG AATTCCATTTGACTACTCCTAAATTCTCAAGCTACCATAGAGGTCTATTGGTCTTGCTATCTCCAAGGAGAAATGGTAGATGCCTAACAGCAT GTAAGGTCATTTCAAAGGAATCTTTGCATGAGAGGGTGGCAAATTTTATGTAA